A genomic region of Gadus macrocephalus chromosome 5, ASM3116895v1 contains the following coding sequences:
- the syt16 gene encoding LOW QUALITY PROTEIN: synaptotagmin-14 (The sequence of the model RefSeq protein was modified relative to this genomic sequence to represent the inferred CDS: inserted 2 bases in 1 codon), producing the protein MASDSCLLVWSDQCVIVCPLSLSLSLPVTPEALGFLTAVAVFVVALGVLFLFITKKLCFSRVGGLPCLEQTGXRGGRPGDTGGLRQGLVNSYGHEEDFYEEEGSSASDGEEEVLKQFEISVSRSHSFRGGGASHRAAARALSQPAGGGRGRGRRGSGHLLSDQDEVSSGASECGDMEDRSSPGFQDPPMSLQVLESRERPQSSRPETPRSQTPRSQTGTPRNQTGTPRSQTPRSQTGTPRSQTPRSQTPRSQTGTPRSQTGTLKEPSLRGARGSLRPGATPTPTPTPTPSLLGPRAPGGEVQAEVQVEEENAGLDNNDATDSSSTWSPEGEPPPLGDAVPGEPTAVSPAPRGPPVTTCGHLLLSLEYHPEAERLQVRVIAARDIPDKARSGMDCHQVHVVLLPAKRQRRKTSAQKGPQPRFDDAFRFARLDPSDLLLSGLRFRLYALGGRMARERLVGESILRLGGLNPDGGTMETSLVLEPRSNLKSLDSQLSLAVAPPGEGVSSGQSLAHGGVPELLLGLSYKATTGRMSVEVLKGSHFHNMAVTRPPDTYCRLVLLNSVGQEISRCKTSVRRGQPNPVFKETFVFQVALFQLSDVTLMVSIYSRRSMKRKEMVGWVSLGQNSSGEEELLHWEDMKDGQGQWVSRWHMLLDA; encoded by the exons gCTGCCTGTTGGTGTGGTCCGATCAGTGTGTCATCGTGTgtcccctgtccctctctctctctctgccagtcACCCCCGAGGCCCTGGGCTTCCTGACGGCCGTGGCCGTCTTCGTGGTGGCGCTGGGCgtgctcttcctcttcatcaccaaGAAGCTCTGCTTCTCCCGGGTGGGGGGGCTGCCCTGCCTGGAGCAGACCGG CCGGGGCGGAAGACCCGGCGACACGGGGGGGCTTCGTCAGGGTCTCG tcAACAGCTATGGGCATGAGGAGGACTTCTATgaggaggagggcagcagcGCTTccgacggggaggaggaggtgctgaagCAGTTTGAGATCTCCGTCTCGCGCTCCCATAGTTTCCGCGGCGGGGGCGCCTCCCACCGCGCGGCCGCCCGGGCCCTCTCCCAgcccgcggggggggggcgggggcgggggcgccgGGGGTCTGGACACCTCCTCTCCGACCAGGACGAGGTCAGCAGCGGAGCCTCAGAGTGTGGAG ACATGGAGGACCGGAGCTCCCCAGGGTTCCAGGACCCCCCCATGTCCCTCCAGGTCCTAGAGAGCCGCGAGAGACCCCAGTCCAGCCGCCCAGAGACCCCTAGGAGCCAGACCCCCCGGAGCCAGACTGGGACCCCCCGAAACCAGACCGGGACCCCCAGGAGCCAGACCCCCCGGAGCCAGACCGGGACCCCCAGGAGCCAGACCCCCCGGAGCCAGACCCCCCGGAGCCAGACCGGGACCCCCAGGAGCCAGACCGGGACCCTGAAGGAGCCCTCGCTGCGGGGGGCCCGGGGCTCCCTGCGCCCTGgggccacccccacccccacccccacccccacccctagcCTCCTGGGCCCACGGGCCCCGGGCGGGGAGGTGCAGGCGGaggtgcaggtggaggaggagaatgcgGGCTTGGACAACAACGACGCCACtgacagctcctccacctggaGCCCTGAG ggcgagCCGCCTCCTCTGGGCGACGCCGTGCCCGGCGAGCCCACCGCCGtctccccggccccccggggcccccccgtCACCACCTGCGGCCACCTGCTGCTGTCCCTGGAGTACCACCCCGAGGCGGAGCGGCTGCAGGTGCGGGTGATCGCCGCGCGGGACATCCCGGACAAGGCGCGCAGCGGCATGGACTGCCACCAGGTGCACGTGGTGCTGCTGCCCGCCAAGCGCCAGCGCCGCAAGACCTCGGCCCAGAAGGGCCCGCAGCCGCGCTTCGACGACGCCTTCCGCTTCGCGCGGCTGGACCCGTCGGACCTGCTGCTGTCGGGCCTGCGCTTCCGGCTGTACGCGCTGGGCGGACGCATGGCGCGCGAGAGGCTGGTGGGCGAGAGCATCCTGCGGCTGGGCGGGCTCAACCCCGACGGGGGCACCATGGAGACCAGCCTGGTGCTCGAGCCCCGCAGCAACctgaag TCTCTGGACTCCCAGCTCAGCCTGGCGGTAGCCCCCCCCGGAGAGGGGGTGTCGTCGGGCCAGTCCTTGGCCCACGGGGGGGTCCCGGAGCTGCTGCTGGGTCTGTCCTACAAGGCCACCACCGGGCGCATGTCGGTGGAGGTCCTGAAGGGGAGCCACTTCCACAACATGGCTGTGACCAGaccaccag ATACCTACTGCAGGCTGGTCCTGCTGAACTCGGTGGGCCAGGAGATCTCCCGCTGCAAGACGTCGGTGCGTCGCGGCCAGCCCAACCCCGTCTTCAAGGAGACCTTCGTCTTCCAG gtggcgctgttCCAGCTGTCGGACGTGACCCTGATGGTGTCCATCTACAGCCGGCGCAGCAtgaagaggaaggagatggTGGGCTGGGTGTCCCTGGGCCAGAACAGcagcggggaggaggagcttCTGCACTGGGAGGACATGAAGGACGGCCAGGGCCAGTGGGTCAGCCGCTGGCACATGCTGCTGGACGCCTAG
- the sertad4 gene encoding uncharacterized protein sertad4, whose translation MILQEERSCILKLSLDKLRFLDDPEAYLRRSVLINNLLRKIHHQEEVLGEEEEEEEEEEEEEEEEVVAVARRRGPPGLQSAYPDRKRVKLMVSDRCPSSLGLRELPHRYHLLPTGYPACTCLCRLDACPGGGAERGTRQYLLYKMDDNG comes from the coding sequence ATGATCCTCCAGGAGGAGCGCAGCTGCATCCTGAAGCTGTCGCTGGACAAGCTGCGTTTCCTTGACGACCCCGAGGCGTACCTGCGACGCTCCGTCCTCATCAACAACCTGCTGAGGAAGATCCACCaccaggaggaggtgctgggggaggaggaggaggaggaggaggaagaggaggaggaggaggaggaggaggtggtggcggtaGCGAGGAGGCGAGGACCACCCGGGCTGCAGTCGGCGTACCCGGACAGGAAGCGCGTGAAGCTAATGGTGAGCGACCGCTGTCCGTCGTCGCTAGGTCTTAGGGAGCTACCGCATCGCTACCACCTCCTGCCAACAGGCTACCCAGCATGCACCTGCCTCTGCCGCCTGGACGCCTGCCCCGGTGGGGGGGCCGAGCGCGGCACACGGCAGTACCTGCTTTACAAGATGGACGACAACGGGTGA